One Triticum dicoccoides isolate Atlit2015 ecotype Zavitan chromosome 5B, WEW_v2.0, whole genome shotgun sequence genomic window carries:
- the LOC119311679 gene encoding glycosyltransferase BC10-like: protein MTSPVTTHASPFLLALLLLVSIPVVFLLGPRLLPPKTLPAIPDADESDDLALFRRAILSSSSAKPATTSYFFHRRPPPKVAFLFLTNSDIVFSPLWEKYFHGHRQLFNLYVHADPYSVLELPPTPTFRGRFVAAKATQRASPTLISAARRLLATALLDDPSNQFFALLSQSCIPLHPFPTMYKTLLSDNAGPHGHHRSFIEITDNTSILHDRYYARGDNVMLPEVPYDQFRAGSQFFVLTRRHAIMVVRDMRLWKKFKLPCLVERNCSCYPEEHYFPTLLDMQDPAGCTKYSLTRVNWTDQVEGHPHTYHPGEVSANLIRELRKSNAKYSYMFARKFAPECLEPLMEIADSVILRD, encoded by the coding sequence ATGACGTCGCCGGTGACGACGCACGCCTCGCCCTTCCTGCTCGCCCTGCTCCTGCTCGTCTCCATCccggtcgtcttcctccttgggCCGCGCCTCCTCCCACCCAAGACGCTCCCCGCCATCCCGGACGCCGACGAGTCCGACGACCTCGCCCTCTTCCGCCGCGccatcctctcctcttcctccgccaagccggccaccacctcCTACTTCTTCCACCGCCGCCCTCCGCCCAAAGTCGCCTTCCTCTTCCTCACCAACTCCGACATCGTCTTCTCGCCGCTTTGGGAGAAGTACTTCCATGGCCACCGCCAGCTGTTCAACCTGTATGTCCATGCCGATCCATACTCCGTTCTAGAGCTGCCCCCAACGCCCACCTTCCGCGGCCGCTTCGTCGCAGCCAAGGCCACGCAGCGTGCCTCCCCCACGCTCATCTctgccgcccgccgcctcctcgccaccgCACTCCTGGACGACCCGTCCAACCAGTTCTTTGCGCTGCTGTCTCAGTCCTGCATCCCGCTGCACCCGTTCCCCACCATGTACAAGACACTCCTCTCCGACAATGCTGGCCCTCACGGCCACCACCGCAGCTTCATAGAGATAACGGACAACACCTCCATCCTTCATGATAGGTACTATGCCCGCGGTGACAATGTGATGTTGCCAGAGGTGCCGTATGACCAGTTTCGTGCTGGATCGCAGTTCTTTGTGCTGACCAGGAGGCATGCCATCATGGTTGTGAGGGACATGCGTCTCTGGAAGAAGTTTAAGTTGCCTTGTCTGGTCGAGCGCAATTGCTCGTGCTATCCAGAGGAGCACTACTTCCCCACATTGCTGGATATGCAGGACCCTGCTGGATGCACCAAGTATAGCCTCACGAGGGTGAACTGGACAGATCAAGTCGAGGGCCACCCACACACGTATCACCCTGGGGAGGTGTCGGCGAACTTGATCAGGGAGCTGAGGAAGTCAAATGCGAAATACTCATACATGTTTGCACGGAAATTTGCCCCAGAGTGCCTCGAGCCGCTGATGGAGATTGCGGACTCGGTCATCCTACGTGACTAG